In the Drosophila virilis strain 15010-1051.87 chromosome 4, Dvir_AGI_RSII-ME, whole genome shotgun sequence genome, GAAAAAAGTATAGCctgtatacaattttttttttatataatttttatttttttgattatttttattatattatggtTTTATTCGTGTCAAGCAGTAAACTCTAGTTAAGCTTAAGGTAAATAAAGTCACCAACTTGTGGCTACTTTAATGCCAGCGGAAAACCCTCGAGCAGAAAAATCAAATAACGATTGGCGGTACGCGATGCGAGTATTTACTAATTCTTTTAGCTTTTGGCAGAggggaaaaacaaaaatagaaaaaagaaaaagaaaaaacaactcGCCCCTCCCTAACCGATTTGGTCAGATAAGCCGAGATATGCCACAGAGTGTGGCATGCAAAAATCGGTGGCTGgtagcaaaagcaaacattttgtttgtgctaAAAATTTTGTGTGATTTCCCCACGGAAATTGATGATGGTGTTTGCTGAGTCGCAAACGTGTTGGAGGAGTTAAGCGAAGCGGCCAAGAGACCCAAGAGCAAGAGCCCACCTACAGTGAATTTGTCATTTCCAGTCTAAACGTGCGGACAAACAGAGCCGCCCGGAAAGGGGAGTTGGTGGCGGGGTTGAAAGCAGCATAGGGACAACTCGAGTCTGGCTAGTGGCTGTCGGGTACGTATACGTTCGATGGTTCGTTTGTTTGCACGGATGTCAGCAGCCATAACAACGAACCGGGCGGAGAGGGGGGACAATGGGGCTGTCGTGGGAGTCGTGGGAGTCGCAGTGCGTGTCGCTTTAACAAACCGGAAGTTACATGCGATGTAATGAAAAACGACAGAACGGAAGTTGCAATGGGGCACCCAATACCACAGCCAGTAGCCAGAGCACGGCATGACCATGGACAGTTTTGTGCGTAGTCTGCGGGGGATTGGTACTGAACTGGATTGGGGATTGGTTTCTGAATGGCGAAGGGGGGGATTGAGGGGGTTAGCGTTGGGGGAGTTGGCTACTGCTGCTCGTGCTGTGAGTGAGTTTGCCTTAACGTTCCTGGTATTTATAGACAATTGGTTCGTGATTGTTGACAGCGCACAGCGTCGCGCGGAATGCCATGAACAGCAGCATGACCAATAGCCAGCCGTACCCCTTCCCAACCAtacccctccccccctccctccACCATCCACCACACCACTCCACACACTCACAACCTCTGCTGCAGAACTGTGCGTAGgcatttttttctgtttttcttttttgcatgGGTCATAAAAATGCTACGAAATATGTTCGAGCGACATGGCAAGCAGGAAATAGTGCGCAGCTCTCTGTTTTGGCAATTGATTTAGCGCTCGTGGCCATAGAAAATACACGAAATTTCTTTAGACAGGCattgcaaatgaaaaaaacataatacaaAAACTGGCCAAGAGGAATGTAGCTTCTATTTTTTCTGGAATTTCCAGCATTGGATGTGTGTAAAAAAGTTTGTCCTTAATAAAGTTCGCAGCGGCGGCAATTTTTATGAAGTTAATAATAACAAGTACACTTAACTTATTCGGGCAACTTCATAGCGTGGCAACTGTTGCTCGCCTTTTAAGAATCAATGAAGCTAAGAGATTTTGGCCCCAAGCCGCATTGGAAACAAAGTTTTTGTTGACTCTGCCTCAATTCGAGCTAATTTGTATCTGCCAACAATTTTGTTACCCGGACAACGCCGTTTAACCTTCTATATTTAACCGAAATCAAAAACGTTTTCTCAATCCTGTTAATTCTCATTAACAGTTACCTTTTCCTAAGCTGTCAGCATTTTAAGGATTCATAAAACTAGCTTAGATAAATcttgcaaatatatgttcAAAATTCTATGTAATAGTTaccaaaataagaaaaaaaattgtgcaaaatgttttcaaaaacACCACAGAATTCCTGGACAGAAATACCGAATGATTCTGAAGAGCCAAAAGTGAACATTGATCACAATAGCACGCCCAAGCGATTGGAATCGCTGCTGAAGATAAGCAGCAGCTCGAACCTATCACTCACCAACAGCCCCGAGCAGGCGGAGGTGACGCGAATTGTGCAGAAGACGCTGAAACAGATGCAGGATGTGTGCCGGTTCGAGGATTTTGATACTATAATGAGCCTGGTAGTGCCGAAAGTGCTATATGATTTGCATGCCTTTGATCAACTGCATGAGGAGGTGCAGACAATTAAGCAATCTTTAAATTCCTACATACATCATTCTAAGGTGTTGAGCGAGGATATTGCTGAAATATTTCTGGATCTGCATAATATTTACTCGAAGCTGGATCAATTGGATAGGCATACGATGAAAAAGCCACGCGACAAAAAGTTCACCAAACGCTTACGTGAAGCTGAGGAATTCCTTAAGAATACcaaacactatatcataaatgATACCGGCCACGAGGCATCCAGTTCTATGCCCACTGTGCCAACCTCTAGCCAAGCAGATGACACGAAAGACATAGacaaagatacagatatattCTCCAGTAGTGAGACAAGAAATGCGGAGCGACGTGCATTTCTTACCAATATGATAATGGTTAAGAAATCAGACTTTTCGCTGGAGCTGAATCGCAACAAGAACTATTATACGGAAGCCGAGAGGGTATTGAAGAGCAAAGAGAACGGCAATACTGAAACATGATGCGGGAAAAACATGAgcatataacattttaaagatattatagatatatatttggaaCTTATTTGTGGTCTTGAGTTTAATAAAATTGTGGCAATCGTGCGACTTATACCAAGCTTTTAAATCATGACTTAACACTATGcggaaattgaatttgcatgCCGACCTCGAACTGACTTTAGATCAGCATTAAATACAACCAATAGTGAAACAATGCGTTTGAGCCCGCGCGCTTCAAGCTTAGCTTTGCTTTCGTAAATGATTGATTATTTATGAACTGTTGTGATTTTACAACAGTAAACTGCTgataatatttgtaaattaaagAGATAGATAGACGTTGGCTCTGCAACTCAAGTGCTAAACAAACAATACAAAAGTGCAAAAGGCTGTGGAAAGTCACttgaagaaagaaaaaaaaaatacaaaaagtaCTTGACTGTGAAATGCTTTGATTGTTACCTGaagtgtatctgtgtatctcaAGCTCTCTGACGTgggtgtgtttgagtgtgtgtgtgtgtgtgtgtgtgcttgtaaaTTTGCATACGAAACGATGCCAAAGTGGCAACTCAGTTTGCTTCCTGTTGAATTTCGGGGCACTTCCATTCCATTAGCTTCTTCTGCTTCGGGATCACAACAATTTAAAGTGCGGTTTTTCAAGCTCATTTTCATTGGCATTTTCATTTATGCTGCTAATCGCATTTGCAAACTCCAATCCAATTGAATCATTTTGAGTTGTTTCTCCGTTGCCATGGCATGCCGACAATTGGTTTTGTTATGACGAAATGGCAAAAGAAATCAACAGCAATTTAGATGCCTCGGCAAATGCATCGAGCATGGCATGAATATTTTTTCTGCGAGAGCAGctcaaaacattttttgaaaattgccaGTGAGCGCTAACATAATAAACCTGTTTCTATACCTGATAATgtgttattatatttatactttttccAAAGGATATTTCTGTAAATGTACCTTAGAACCATATTCAATGTCTAAGCTGCATCTCGTGATAGTTAATTATGTAATTAAGAAATGCACAATAAAGAACATATTTCTTTAACAAATTGACCAATAATGTCAATTGTTTTTAGTCAGAAAcaagttaaattaaaagtagCTATTATTATCATTGATTGAAGTAAAATTCTAAAATTTCGTGCAGAAAACTTTTCGAACAGCTCTGGCTTTTTGTTGGcggcagttgctgttgctcagATTGAATTCCTTTGCTCGAACCATGGAGCTCTTAAACGGCATTCGATATTGTGCCTGTCTGTCGAATGAGGTTAATTCGATTATCGATATCAATAGCAGTAACAGGCGATAATTGATTTTAGCAAACGCTGCAAACGATTAATTGAACGCAGACTCTTTGGCCGGAGGCCTGATGGACCAGTTATGCAACGGAGCCTCAAACACCCCATACTTTatattgcacacacacacacagacacacactcacaattATTGCCAAACAATTGAAGGCCCGGTGCTTGGCCATTCTATTGTTGTCTTTTTTACTGCCCTGCTGGCcatgttgtgtgtgcgtgtgtgtttgtgcactCAAAATAATAGCCCAGCACATAGAAGA is a window encoding:
- the LOC6628570 gene encoding uncharacterized protein, coding for MFSKTPQNSWTEIPNDSEEPKVNIDHNSTPKRLESLLKISSSSNLSLTNSPEQAEVTRIVQKTLKQMQDVCRFEDFDTIMSLVVPKVLYDLHAFDQLHEEVQTIKQSLNSYIHHSKVLSEDIAEIFLDLHNIYSKLDQLDRHTMKKPRDKKFTKRLREAEEFLKNTKHYIINDTGHEASSSMPTVPTSSQADDTKDIDKDTDIFSSSETRNAERRAFLTNMIMVKKSDFSLELNRNKNYYTEAERVLKSKENGNTET